Below is a window of Nitrospirota bacterium DNA.
TTCTTTACCGGATGCCCCTGAAAAATCCTGTATTGCTACAGGAAGTTTTTTAAATGCAGGTGAATTGATATCAATGTAAACCTTTGCCTCAACATCAAATGTCCTTATTTCCCATTTATTAAAAAGGGTTGAGAGAGGATTGAAAGTAAAAAGTAAAAACAAGAGAAAAATTATATAAGCTTTGAACTTTGAACTTTGAACTTTGAACTTATTTGTCATGGATAAAATCTTACTCCGATTTCCATCTCATATGGTGGCGGCGTAAGAGGATTTGCTTTTGCGATGGCTTTGAGTGCAGATCGATCAAATAAAGTATTACCCGAACTCTTCTCAACTTTCTGGTTAATAATTGTCCCATCCTTTAATATTTTTATTGATATAATTGCCTCAATATTTTTTGGACCACTGTCTGGGAAAATCCATTGTTGGCGTATCTCATTAGTTATTTTTGCATAATAATCATCAAATAGTGTACCTGTTCCCTGAGTAATATTAGATATTTTGTCTGGATTTTTTTCGCCAGCTTTTAG
It encodes the following:
- the tolA gene encoding cell envelope integrity protein TolA; amino-acid sequence: MREPSLQRTTVLSLTIHLSAIFITILILKQSNTIVIPSPYVVSLVSPANSEASHEKLDLKTSVLSDTQPISEEKTIRTKEMKEEKIAAIEAKKKIEKIVKLRSIISLKAGEKNPDKISNITQGTGTLFDDYYAKITNEIRQQWIFPDSGPKNIEAIISIKILKDGTIINQKVEKSSGNTLFDRSALKAIAKANPLTPPPYEMEIGVRFYP